In Streptomyces sclerotialus, one genomic interval encodes:
- a CDS encoding Tex family protein — MESRIAGELGVQERQVKAAVELLDGGSTVPFIARYRKEATEMLDDAQLRALEERLRYLRELEERRTAILESVRSQGKLDAALEAQIRSAESKARLEDIYLPFKPKRRTKAQIAREAGLEPLADGLLSDPSVEPQAAAAAFVDADKGVADPAAALEGARAILTERFSEDADLIGELRERMWTRGQVASKVREGKEEAGAKFADYFDFAEPFTELPSHRVLALFRGEKEETLDLSLEPETEPSEGRTSYEQSIAQRFGIADRGRPADGWLLDTVRWAWRTRVLVHLGIDLRLRLRQAAEDEAVRVFAANLRDLLLAAPAGTRATMGLDPGFRTGVKVAVVDATGKVAATDTIYPHVPQQKWDAALATLAKLAREHNVELIAIGNGTASRETDKLAADLIAAQPELKLTKVMVSEAGASVYSASAFASQELPDLDVSLRGAVSIARRLQDPLAELVKIDPKSIGVGQYQHDLSEVKLSRSLDAVVEDCVNGVGVDVNTASAPLLSRVSGIGSGLAENIVAHRDANGPFRTRKALKDVARLGPKAYEQCAGFLRIRGGDDPLDASSVHPEAYPVVRRIVTAAGNDVPSLIGNTAVLRTLKPADFVDDSFGLPTVTDILSELEKPGRDPRPEFRTATFKEGVEKIGDLRAGMLLEGVVTNVAAFGAFVDIGVHQDGLVHVSAMSKTFVKDPRDVVKPGDIVRVKVLDVDIPRKRISLTLRLDDDHSAGAQSGQGGRGGRREERGGGNRGGTPRQRQGGQGGNQGRRDGGNGRGGRGGGRDAAPANGAMADALRRAGLLGKDGGGR, encoded by the coding sequence ATCGAGAGCAGGATCGCCGGGGAGCTCGGCGTGCAGGAGCGGCAGGTGAAGGCCGCGGTCGAACTGCTCGACGGCGGCTCGACCGTGCCGTTCATCGCCCGGTACCGCAAGGAAGCGACGGAGATGCTCGACGACGCGCAGCTGCGCGCGTTGGAGGAGCGGCTGCGCTACCTGCGGGAGCTGGAGGAGCGCCGGACGGCGATCCTGGAGTCCGTACGGTCCCAGGGGAAGCTGGACGCGGCGCTGGAGGCGCAGATCCGGAGCGCGGAGTCCAAGGCGCGTCTGGAGGACATCTACCTGCCGTTCAAGCCCAAGCGGCGGACGAAGGCCCAGATCGCCCGTGAGGCCGGTCTGGAGCCGCTCGCGGACGGCCTCCTGAGCGACCCGTCCGTGGAGCCGCAGGCGGCCGCCGCGGCGTTCGTGGACGCGGACAAGGGCGTGGCCGATCCGGCCGCGGCCCTCGAAGGCGCGCGGGCCATCCTCACGGAGCGGTTCAGTGAGGACGCCGATCTCATCGGCGAGCTGCGCGAGCGGATGTGGACCCGCGGGCAGGTGGCCTCGAAGGTCCGCGAGGGCAAGGAGGAGGCGGGTGCGAAGTTCGCCGACTACTTCGACTTCGCCGAGCCGTTCACGGAACTGCCCTCGCACCGCGTCCTGGCCCTGTTCCGCGGCGAGAAGGAGGAGACCCTCGACCTCTCGCTGGAACCGGAGACCGAGCCGTCCGAGGGCCGCACGTCGTACGAGCAGAGCATCGCGCAGCGCTTCGGCATCGCCGACCGCGGCCGCCCGGCCGACGGCTGGCTGCTGGACACCGTGCGCTGGGCCTGGCGCACCCGCGTCCTGGTCCACCTCGGCATCGACCTGCGGCTGCGGCTGCGCCAGGCCGCCGAGGACGAGGCGGTACGGGTCTTCGCCGCCAACCTCCGCGACCTGCTGCTGGCGGCGCCGGCCGGCACCCGCGCCACGATGGGCCTGGACCCCGGCTTCCGCACGGGCGTGAAGGTCGCCGTCGTGGACGCGACCGGCAAGGTGGCCGCGACCGACACGATCTACCCGCACGTGCCGCAGCAGAAGTGGGACGCCGCGCTGGCCACTCTGGCGAAGCTCGCCCGTGAGCACAACGTGGAGCTCATCGCGATCGGCAACGGTACGGCGTCGCGCGAGACGGACAAGCTGGCCGCCGACCTGATCGCGGCCCAGCCGGAGCTGAAGCTGACGAAGGTGATGGTCTCCGAGGCGGGCGCCTCGGTGTACTCCGCCTCCGCCTTCGCCTCCCAGGAGCTGCCCGACCTGGACGTGTCGCTGCGCGGCGCGGTCTCGATCGCGCGCCGCCTCCAGGACCCGCTGGCCGAACTGGTCAAGATCGACCCCAAGTCGATCGGTGTCGGCCAGTACCAGCACGACCTGTCCGAGGTGAAGCTCTCGCGCTCCCTCGACGCGGTCGTCGAGGACTGCGTGAACGGCGTCGGCGTGGACGTCAACACCGCCTCGGCGCCGCTGCTCTCCCGGGTCTCCGGCATCGGCTCGGGCCTGGCCGAGAACATCGTGGCGCACCGCGACGCCAACGGCCCGTTCCGTACCCGCAAGGCGCTCAAGGACGTGGCGCGGCTGGGCCCGAAGGCGTACGAGCAGTGCGCGGGCTTCCTCCGTATCCGCGGCGGCGACGACCCGCTGGACGCCTCCAGCGTGCACCCCGAGGCCTACCCCGTGGTGCGACGGATCGTCACTGCGGCGGGCAACGACGTGCCCTCGCTGATCGGCAACACCGCCGTGCTGCGCACCCTGAAGCCGGCCGACTTCGTGGACGACTCCTTCGGCCTGCCGACCGTGACGGACATCCTGAGCGAGCTGGAGAAGCCGGGGCGCGACCCGCGGCCCGAGTTCAGGACGGCCACCTTCAAGGAGGGCGTCGAGAAGATCGGCGACCTGCGGGCCGGGATGCTCCTGGAGGGCGTCGTCACGAACGTCGCCGCCTTCGGGGCGTTCGTGGACATCGGCGTCCACCAGGACGGTCTCGTCCACGTCTCGGCGATGTCGAAGACGTTCGTGAAGGACCCGCGGGACGTGGTGAAGCCGGGCGACATCGTGCGCGTGAAGGTGCTCGACGTCGACATCCCGCGCAAGCGAATCTCGCTGACGCTCCGGCTGGACGACGACCACAGCGCCGGTGCCCAGAGCGGGCAGGGCGGCCGTGGCGGGCGGCGCGAGGAGCGCGGCGGCGGCAACCGCGGCGGCACCCCGCGGCAGCGTCAGGGCGGCCAGGGCGGCAACCAGGGGCGGCGCGACGGCGGCAACGGCCGCGGCGGACGCGGTGGCGGCCGGGACGCGGCCCCCGCGAACGGCGCGATGGCCGACGCCCTGCGCCGCGCGGGCCTGCTCGGCAAGGACGGCGGCGGGCGCTGA
- a CDS encoding DJ-1/PfpI family protein: MQIAILLYDRFTALDAVGPYDTLGRLPGAETVFVAERTGPVRNDSGSLAMVADATLEEVTAPDILVVPGGPGQSDLMADGPLHEWLRAADAATTWTTSVCTGSLLLAAAGLLTGRRATSHWLALDQLKEYGAEPTGERVVLDGKYVTAAGVSSGIDMGLTLLGRLQGDELAQTVQLAVEYDPQPPYDSGSPEKAPAAIVAALRDRGRSLLKGTS; this comes from the coding sequence ATGCAGATCGCGATCCTGCTCTACGACCGCTTCACGGCGCTGGACGCCGTCGGCCCGTACGACACGCTCGGGCGGCTGCCCGGCGCGGAGACGGTCTTCGTCGCCGAGCGCACCGGGCCCGTACGCAACGACAGCGGCAGCCTCGCGATGGTCGCCGACGCGACCCTGGAGGAGGTCACCGCGCCCGACATCCTGGTCGTGCCCGGCGGCCCCGGCCAGAGCGACCTGATGGCCGACGGCCCGCTCCACGAATGGCTGCGCGCCGCCGACGCCGCCACCACCTGGACGACCTCCGTGTGCACCGGCTCGCTGCTGCTGGCCGCCGCCGGACTGCTGACGGGCCGCCGCGCCACGTCCCACTGGCTGGCGCTGGACCAGCTCAAGGAGTACGGCGCCGAGCCCACGGGGGAGCGGGTCGTCCTCGACGGCAAGTACGTCACGGCGGCCGGCGTCTCGTCCGGCATCGACATGGGCCTGACGCTGCTGGGCCGGCTCCAGGGCGACGAGCTCGCGCAGACCGTGCAGCTGGCCGTCGAGTACGACCCGCAGCCGCCGTACGACAGCGGCTCGCCGGAGAAGGCGCCCGCAGCGATCGTGGCGGCACTGCGCGACCGCGGCCGCTCCCTCCTGAAGGGCACCTCGTGA
- a CDS encoding GlxA family transcriptional regulator gives MPPHDVLVVLFDDVQSLDVTGPLEVFTGAAYRTPGAYRVRTATLDGGPVRSSSGLRITPDLALPDVAPPDTLLVPGGQGTRDPDPRLVDWLRTHAPRARRKVSVCTGAFLLAAAGLLDGRRATTHWAMCDTLASRFPRVDVDPEPIFIRAGDLATSAGVTAGIDLALALVEEDLGRDVALTVARHLVVYLRRPGNQTQFSAQLAAQTAERPPLRELQHWITEHPAADLSVEALAARSGLSPRHFARAFRDEVGMTPGRYVDRVRLEAARRLLEDTTNGIERIARRCGYGTPESMRRAFLRTLGTGPAEYRRRFRPHCPTAPQPSASR, from the coding sequence ATGCCCCCGCACGACGTACTGGTCGTCCTCTTCGACGACGTCCAGAGCCTGGACGTCACCGGCCCGCTGGAGGTCTTCACGGGCGCGGCGTACCGCACGCCCGGCGCCTACCGGGTCCGTACCGCCACGCTCGACGGCGGCCCCGTCCGCAGCTCCAGCGGGCTGCGGATCACCCCGGACCTGGCGCTGCCCGACGTGGCGCCGCCGGACACCCTCCTCGTGCCCGGCGGGCAGGGCACCCGCGACCCCGACCCGCGGCTCGTCGACTGGCTGCGCACGCACGCGCCGCGGGCCCGCCGCAAGGTCTCGGTCTGCACCGGTGCGTTCCTGCTGGCCGCGGCCGGGCTGCTGGACGGCCGCCGCGCCACCACGCACTGGGCGATGTGCGACACGCTGGCGAGCCGCTTCCCCCGCGTCGACGTCGACCCCGAGCCGATCTTCATCCGGGCGGGCGACCTGGCGACCTCCGCCGGCGTCACCGCGGGCATCGACCTCGCGCTGGCGCTGGTGGAGGAGGACCTGGGCCGGGACGTCGCGCTGACCGTGGCCCGCCACCTCGTCGTCTACCTGCGCAGGCCCGGCAACCAGACGCAGTTCAGCGCCCAGCTCGCCGCGCAGACCGCGGAGCGCCCGCCGCTGCGCGAGCTGCAGCACTGGATCACCGAGCATCCGGCCGCCGACCTGTCCGTCGAGGCGCTCGCGGCCCGGTCCGGGCTCTCGCCGCGCCACTTCGCACGCGCTTTCCGCGACGAAGTCGGTATGACGCCAGGTCGTTATGTCGACAGGGTCCGGCTGGAGGCCGCCCGCCGGCTCCTGGAGGACACCACGAACGGCATCGAACGCATCGCCCGCCGCTGCGGTTACGGCACCCCCGAAAGCATGCGCCGGGCCTTCCTGCGCACCCTCGGCACCGGCCCGGCGGAGTACCGGCGCCGGTTCCGGCCGCACTGCCCGACGGCCCCTCAGCCGTCGGCGTCCCGCTGA
- a CDS encoding MarR family winged helix-turn-helix transcriptional regulator: protein MARENETPTEDGRQEGRVPSDPVRDIAAAWERERPGTPVSSIGIVTSIWQLAKLFGDDRRRTLAAAGVDTATLDLLSVLRRSGPPYTLSTREIGRRSMITAGAVSQRVARAERENLVSRGPAQGRPRTVEVTLTATGHEVVEATVDQVLHREAELLDGLSPERQERLTELLRDLLQDVQHRLGDDRLTHVGED, encoded by the coding sequence GTGGCAAGGGAGAACGAGACGCCGACCGAGGACGGCCGGCAGGAGGGCAGGGTTCCGTCCGACCCCGTACGCGACATCGCCGCCGCTTGGGAGCGCGAGCGCCCGGGTACGCCCGTGTCCTCCATCGGCATCGTCACGAGCATCTGGCAGCTGGCCAAGCTCTTCGGCGACGACCGCCGCCGCACCCTCGCCGCCGCCGGGGTGGACACCGCCACCCTGGACCTGCTCAGCGTGCTGCGGCGGAGCGGCCCGCCCTACACCCTCAGCACCCGCGAGATCGGCCGCCGCAGCATGATCACGGCCGGCGCCGTCTCACAGCGGGTGGCCCGTGCCGAACGGGAGAACCTGGTGTCCCGCGGGCCCGCGCAGGGGCGTCCGCGCACCGTCGAGGTCACGCTGACCGCGACCGGACACGAGGTCGTCGAGGCGACCGTGGACCAGGTGCTCCACCGGGAGGCCGAGTTGCTCGACGGGCTGTCGCCGGAGCGGCAGGAACGGCTGACGGAGCTGCTCCGCGACCTCCTCCAGGACGTCCAGCACCGCCTCGGGGACGACCGGCTGACGCACGTCGGCGAGGACTGA
- a CDS encoding SDR family NAD(P)-dependent oxidoreductase, with the protein MTRNVLVTGGSTGIGCAIAQHFAEQGETVVVTGRRPGPLKEAADRTGARAVVCDHTDPDALTRLLTELPDSIDVLVNNAGGNTDFDTDASSDLASYARDFRANLDANLVSAALTTKAVEERLAEGGAVVHIGSIAAARGGGSYGAAKAGLATWNIDLAGALGARGITANVVAPGYIAGTEFFRDRLTDERRTQLVTETAVARPGSPADVAGAVAFLASPAARHITGQVLHVNGGALTTR; encoded by the coding sequence ATGACACGCAACGTCCTGGTCACGGGCGGCAGCACGGGCATCGGCTGCGCGATCGCGCAGCACTTCGCCGAGCAGGGGGAGACGGTCGTCGTCACCGGCCGCCGCCCCGGTCCGCTCAAGGAGGCGGCGGACCGTACCGGCGCGCGGGCCGTGGTCTGCGACCACACCGATCCCGACGCGCTCACCCGGTTGCTCACCGAGCTGCCCGACAGCATCGACGTGCTGGTCAACAACGCGGGCGGAAACACCGACTTCGACACCGACGCGTCGTCGGACCTGGCGTCGTACGCCCGGGACTTCCGCGCCAACCTCGACGCCAACCTGGTCAGCGCCGCGCTGACGACGAAGGCCGTGGAGGAACGGCTCGCCGAGGGCGGCGCGGTGGTGCACATCGGGTCGATCGCCGCTGCCCGCGGAGGTGGTTCGTACGGCGCGGCCAAGGCCGGGCTGGCGACGTGGAACATCGATCTGGCCGGCGCCCTGGGGGCGCGCGGGATCACCGCCAACGTGGTCGCGCCCGGCTACATCGCCGGCACCGAGTTCTTCCGGGACCGGCTCACCGACGAGCGGCGTACCCAGCTGGTGACGGAGACCGCCGTCGCCCGGCCCGGCTCCCCCGCCGACGTGGCGGGCGCGGTGGCGTTCCTCGCCTCCCCGGCGGCGCGGCACATCACGGGACAGGTACTGCACGTCAACGGCGGCGCGCTCACCACCCGATAA
- a CDS encoding FUSC family protein: MPRAVPVWLAHPFRWQRLPVPWAAVVRGALCAGPLLGAGVATGHPAAGVLAGLGSMLAGVNDRPGTRRKGILHIGLPALAVALGMLVGASLSGVGWWLVLALFGIGFVSGAGSVAGPVRSTAGMQMLAAAILGAGMPLPQLEPWTKALLTLVGAGWLLLLRLVLRSPRPPGGSLSGERAAVATVFDALAEALTAVGTPGAEPARRRLTTALDRADEAMRLRRLLRRRPRTDERRLIERFAAATTLCEASVALLWEAKPLPARVTEGPRALATALRTGRPPGRLPAPESSTPARSAFDRALLDAAVVFARTQPPAGGSPAGAADERLLRGVRPALGGPGAPAEEDADTGERTAPEESGAWASSGSRAAFDTGRWASFARGVAGVFAWRRGPGRRVFGPAGRDYGLRVGLCIAACTAMALALRAEHWYWLPATATFLVKPDLGPLFSRTVNRFAGTACGVLVFAAAGLVLPGAWWPVVMATAGGALLPFATRHFALQTVAITLMVLSFVHVSGAPEAAPERIVDTSIACLIVLVVGHLPRLADPRRRVGPRVGAALRCTEEYLRQVLATEPGTDTGERLALRRAAYRALGEARTAAETAAAELLAHRSGAPDWPTVVKAAERIVDATTAAAVRLDQGAQRPSEEDAQRLCAVLTDMAAALDAPRRHRPRPLAPPTLDSAPDCATLSDVASELDRLRGYAGAV; this comes from the coding sequence ATGCCCCGCGCCGTACCCGTCTGGCTCGCCCACCCCTTCCGCTGGCAGCGGCTGCCCGTCCCCTGGGCCGCGGTGGTCAGAGGGGCGCTGTGCGCCGGACCGCTGCTGGGCGCCGGCGTCGCCACCGGCCACCCGGCCGCAGGGGTGCTCGCGGGTCTGGGCTCGATGCTCGCCGGCGTCAACGACCGGCCGGGCACCCGGCGCAAGGGCATCCTGCACATCGGGCTGCCCGCGCTGGCCGTGGCCCTGGGCATGCTCGTCGGCGCCTCGCTGTCGGGCGTCGGCTGGTGGCTGGTGCTCGCCCTCTTCGGCATCGGTTTCGTCTCCGGCGCCGGCAGCGTCGCCGGGCCCGTACGCTCCACCGCCGGCATGCAGATGCTCGCCGCCGCGATCCTCGGTGCGGGCATGCCGCTGCCCCAGCTGGAGCCGTGGACCAAGGCCCTGCTGACGCTGGTCGGCGCCGGCTGGCTGCTCCTGCTGCGGCTGGTGCTGCGCTCGCCCCGGCCGCCGGGCGGCTCGCTCAGCGGCGAGCGCGCGGCCGTCGCCACCGTCTTCGACGCGCTGGCCGAGGCGCTGACCGCGGTCGGCACGCCGGGCGCCGAACCGGCCAGGCGCCGGCTGACCACGGCCCTGGACCGGGCCGACGAGGCCATGCGGCTGCGCCGGTTGCTGCGCCGCAGGCCCCGCACGGACGAACGCCGGCTCATCGAGCGCTTCGCCGCCGCCACCACGCTGTGCGAGGCCAGCGTCGCCCTGCTCTGGGAGGCGAAGCCGCTGCCCGCCCGGGTGACCGAGGGGCCGCGGGCCCTCGCCACCGCACTGCGGACCGGGCGGCCGCCCGGCCGGCTGCCGGCGCCCGAGAGCTCCACGCCCGCGCGCAGCGCCTTCGACCGGGCGCTGCTGGACGCGGCGGTGGTCTTCGCCCGTACCCAGCCGCCGGCCGGCGGGAGCCCTGCGGGAGCGGCGGACGAGCGGCTCCTCCGGGGGGTGCGCCCGGCCCTCGGGGGGCCCGGCGCGCCTGCGGAGGAGGACGCGGACACCGGCGAGCGCACGGCACCGGAGGAGAGCGGTGCCTGGGCCTCCTCCGGGTCGCGCGCGGCCTTCGACACCGGACGCTGGGCCTCCTTCGCGCGGGGCGTCGCGGGCGTGTTCGCGTGGCGCCGCGGTCCCGGCCGCCGCGTCTTCGGGCCGGCCGGGCGCGACTACGGGCTGCGGGTCGGCCTCTGCATCGCGGCCTGCACCGCCATGGCGCTCGCGCTGCGTGCCGAGCACTGGTACTGGCTGCCCGCCACCGCGACGTTCCTCGTCAAGCCCGACCTCGGACCGCTGTTCTCCCGTACGGTCAACCGGTTCGCCGGTACCGCCTGCGGCGTGCTGGTCTTCGCCGCCGCCGGGCTGGTGCTGCCCGGCGCGTGGTGGCCGGTGGTGATGGCCACGGCGGGCGGCGCGCTGCTGCCGTTCGCGACCCGGCACTTCGCCCTGCAGACCGTGGCCATCACGCTGATGGTCCTGTCGTTCGTCCACGTCAGCGGCGCGCCGGAGGCGGCGCCCGAGCGGATCGTCGACACCTCGATCGCCTGCCTCATCGTGCTCGTCGTCGGTCATCTGCCGCGGCTGGCCGATCCCCGCCGCCGGGTCGGGCCGCGCGTGGGCGCCGCGCTGCGCTGCACGGAGGAGTATCTGCGGCAGGTGCTCGCCACCGAGCCCGGTACGGACACGGGGGAGCGGCTGGCCCTCCGCCGGGCCGCGTACCGGGCGCTGGGCGAGGCGCGTACGGCCGCCGAGACCGCGGCGGCCGAGCTGCTGGCGCACCGCAGCGGCGCCCCCGACTGGCCGACCGTCGTCAAGGCCGCCGAGCGCATCGTGGACGCGACCACCGCGGCGGCCGTCCGGCTGGACCAGGGGGCGCAGCGGCCCAGCGAGGAGGACGCCCAGCGGCTGTGCGCGGTGCTGACGGACATGGCGGCGGCGCTGGACGCACCGCGCCGCCACCGCCCCCGCCCGCTGGCACCGCCCACCCTGGACTCCGCACCGGACTGCGCCACCCTCAGCGACGTGGCGTCCGAACTGGACCGCTTGCGGGGGTACGCGGGGGCGGTCTGA
- a CDS encoding ABC-F family ATP-binding cassette domain-containing protein, producing the protein MSATLVAKNLAAGHGERTLFSGLDLVVAPGEVTGLVGANGAGKSTLLRLFAGTDAPQEGEVRLSPATATVGHLPQEPERRPGESVRAFLARRTGVAAAQAALDEATQALVEEKPGADDAYAAALERWLALGAADLDERAEETAAQLGLAVGLDQPMTSLSGGQAARASLASLLLSRYDVFLLDEPTNDLDLDGLERLERFVTGLRAGTVLVSHDREFLTRTVDRVVELDLAQQQVNTYGGGYAAYLEERERARRHAREEYEEYAETKASLEARAHLQRNWMEKGVRNARRKAPDNDKIGRKGRVEATEKQAAKAKQTQRMIDRLEVVEEPRKEWELRMEIAAAPRSGAVVGTLRGARLDRGDFRFGPVDLQIDWADRVAITGPNGSGKSTLLGALLGRLPLDEGRAYLGPGVVVGEIEQARGQLFQHPDAAGEPLVDAFRRAVPGMAPADVRTLLAKFGLKAGHVLRPVGTLSPGERTRAALALLQGRGVNLLVLDEPTNHLDLPAIEQLESALASYNGTLLLVSHDRRLLEAVRTTRRIEVAAGRVTER; encoded by the coding sequence ATGTCTGCCACCCTCGTCGCCAAGAATCTCGCCGCCGGGCACGGAGAGCGCACGCTCTTCTCCGGGCTCGACCTCGTCGTCGCGCCGGGGGAGGTGACCGGGCTGGTCGGTGCCAACGGGGCGGGGAAGTCCACGCTGCTGCGGCTGTTCGCCGGGACGGACGCCCCGCAGGAGGGCGAGGTACGGCTCAGCCCCGCCACCGCCACCGTCGGCCACCTCCCGCAGGAGCCCGAGCGCCGCCCGGGCGAGTCCGTCCGTGCCTTCCTCGCCCGCCGCACCGGCGTGGCCGCGGCCCAGGCCGCCCTGGACGAGGCCACCCAGGCGCTGGTCGAGGAGAAGCCGGGCGCGGACGACGCGTACGCCGCCGCCCTGGAGCGCTGGCTCGCGCTCGGCGCCGCCGACCTGGACGAGCGGGCCGAGGAGACCGCCGCCCAGCTGGGCCTGGCGGTCGGCCTGGACCAGCCGATGACCTCGCTCTCGGGCGGCCAGGCGGCCCGCGCCTCGCTCGCCTCCCTCCTGCTCTCCCGCTACGACGTGTTCCTGCTCGACGAACCGACCAACGACCTGGACCTGGACGGCCTGGAGCGGCTGGAGCGCTTCGTCACGGGACTGCGCGCCGGGACCGTCCTGGTCAGCCACGACCGCGAGTTCCTGACCCGGACCGTGGACCGGGTGGTGGAGCTGGACCTCGCGCAGCAGCAGGTGAACACCTACGGCGGCGGGTACGCCGCGTATCTGGAGGAGCGCGAGCGGGCGCGGCGGCACGCCCGCGAGGAGTACGAGGAGTACGCCGAGACCAAGGCGTCCCTGGAGGCCCGCGCCCACCTCCAGCGCAACTGGATGGAGAAGGGCGTCAGGAACGCCCGCCGGAAGGCGCCCGACAACGACAAGATCGGCCGCAAGGGCCGCGTGGAGGCGACCGAGAAGCAGGCCGCCAAGGCGAAGCAGACGCAGCGCATGATCGACCGGCTGGAGGTCGTCGAGGAGCCGCGCAAGGAGTGGGAGCTGCGGATGGAGATCGCGGCGGCACCGCGCTCCGGCGCCGTGGTCGGCACGCTGCGCGGCGCGCGCCTGGACCGCGGGGACTTCCGCTTCGGCCCGGTGGACCTGCAGATCGACTGGGCGGACCGGGTGGCGATCACCGGCCCGAACGGCTCCGGCAAGTCCACCCTCCTCGGCGCGCTGCTCGGCCGGCTCCCGCTGGACGAGGGCCGGGCGTACCTGGGCCCAGGGGTGGTCGTCGGGGAGATCGAGCAGGCCCGCGGCCAGCTCTTCCAGCACCCGGACGCGGCCGGTGAACCGCTCGTGGACGCCTTCCGCCGCGCGGTCCCCGGGATGGCGCCCGCGGACGTGCGGACGCTGCTGGCGAAGTTCGGGCTGAAGGCCGGGCACGTGCTGCGCCCGGTGGGGACGCTGTCGCCGGGTGAGCGGACCCGGGCGGCGCTCGCCCTCCTGCAGGGCCGCGGCGTGAACCTCCTCGTGCTGGACGAGCCGACCAACCACCTCGACCTGCCGGCGATCGAGCAGCTGGAGTCCGCCCTCGCGTCGTACAACGGCACGCTGCTGCTGGTCAGCCATGACCGCCGGCTGCTGGAGGCGGTGCGCACCACCCGGCGGATCGAGGTCGCGGCGGGCCGGGTCACCGAGCGCTGA
- a CDS encoding enoyl-CoA hydratase/isomerase family protein, translated as MNPGLSTRVSGGTATVTISNPAKRNAMTGDMWRAVPELVDRLAADRSVRVLVLTGEGNTFCAGADIGSLRESGDENRGLAQAAEEALAAFPKPSLAAVRGYCVGGGSQLAAACDLRFAEEGALFGITPAKLGIVYPAAATRRLVRLVGPATAKYLLFSGELIDCARALRTGLVDEVLPEGELDKRVADFSAVLASRSQLTQAAAKEFADNLADADTDTGAERSAYWEEQARGSGDTAEGVAAFLERRAPRFEWTV; from the coding sequence ATGAACCCTGGGCTCAGCACGCGTGTCAGCGGCGGTACCGCGACCGTCACGATCAGCAACCCCGCCAAGCGGAACGCCATGACGGGCGACATGTGGCGGGCGGTCCCGGAGCTGGTGGACCGGCTGGCCGCTGACCGGTCCGTACGCGTACTGGTGCTGACCGGCGAGGGGAACACCTTCTGCGCGGGGGCCGACATCGGGTCGCTGCGGGAGTCGGGCGACGAGAACCGCGGGCTCGCACAGGCCGCCGAGGAGGCGCTCGCCGCCTTCCCCAAGCCATCGCTGGCCGCGGTCCGCGGTTACTGCGTGGGCGGCGGCAGCCAGCTGGCGGCCGCCTGCGACCTGCGGTTCGCCGAGGAAGGCGCGCTCTTCGGCATCACGCCGGCGAAGCTGGGGATCGTCTACCCGGCCGCCGCCACCCGGCGCCTGGTCCGGCTCGTGGGCCCGGCGACCGCCAAGTACCTGCTCTTCTCGGGCGAGTTGATCGACTGCGCCCGGGCGCTGCGGACCGGGCTGGTGGACGAGGTACTGCCGGAGGGTGAACTGGACAAGCGGGTCGCCGACTTCTCGGCGGTGCTGGCGAGCCGGTCGCAGCTGACCCAGGCGGCGGCGAAGGAATTCGCCGACAACCTGGCGGACGCGGACACGGACACGGGTGCGGAGCGGAGCGCGTACTGGGAGGAGCAGGCGCGCGGCAGCGGCGACACGGCCGAGGGCGTCGCCGCCTTCCTGGAGCGCCGGGCGCCGCGCTTCGAGTGGACGGTGTGA
- a CDS encoding SCO6745 family protein, with translation MTTTPQDSTALPDRAGRRCHNVVNPLHSTVYFAPDFPAEMAKLGIEDRSAAYFLGRAAAMGPVGPGVIAATFYNFKYELIARHIPDAWSVVTPEQVLDARLRAADSTLRRLLGDELVESGKMAEAARLALRAAEACSRHARPLYAAHADLPVPEAPHLAYWHAATLLREHRGDGHLIALADAGLGPLEALASHTASGRGMSTKWILATRGWSAEEWQKAREELRDRGLLDADFGLTEAGTKLRADLEDATDRLDAAPYEHLGAEGVARLTELATEFTTTAVGNGAFPADLFGAG, from the coding sequence ATGACCACCACCCCTCAGGACAGCACCGCACTGCCCGACCGCGCCGGACGCCGTTGTCACAACGTCGTCAACCCGCTGCACTCCACGGTGTACTTCGCCCCCGACTTCCCCGCCGAGATGGCGAAGCTCGGCATCGAGGACCGCAGCGCCGCCTACTTCCTCGGCAGGGCCGCCGCCATGGGCCCGGTGGGCCCCGGTGTCATCGCCGCGACGTTCTACAACTTCAAGTACGAGCTGATCGCCCGGCACATCCCGGACGCCTGGTCGGTCGTCACGCCGGAGCAGGTGCTCGACGCGCGGCTGCGCGCGGCCGACAGCACGCTGCGCCGGCTGCTGGGCGACGAGCTGGTGGAGTCCGGCAAGATGGCCGAGGCGGCCCGGCTCGCGCTGCGCGCCGCCGAGGCCTGCTCCCGGCACGCGCGCCCGCTCTACGCCGCCCACGCCGATCTCCCGGTCCCCGAGGCGCCGCACCTGGCGTACTGGCACGCCGCGACGCTGCTGCGTGAGCACCGCGGCGACGGCCACCTCATCGCGCTCGCCGACGCGGGCCTCGGCCCCCTGGAGGCGCTGGCCTCGCACACCGCCAGCGGCCGCGGCATGAGCACCAAGTGGATCCTGGCGACCCGCGGCTGGTCGGCCGAGGAGTGGCAGAAGGCGCGCGAGGAGCTGCGCGACCGCGGCCTTCTGGACGCCGATTTCGGCCTGACCGAGGCCGGTACGAAGCTCCGCGCCGACCTGGAGGACGCCACCGACCGGCTGGACGCGGCCCCGTACGAGCACCTCGGTGCCGAGGGCGTGGCCCGGCTGACCGAGCTGGCCACGGAGTTCACCACCACCGCTGTCGGCAACGGGGCGTTCCCCGCCGACCTGTTCGGCGCGGGCTGA